The DNA window gtagcgcacgtcttgagcaaacacctcaaaaatagaagaagaaggaggggacaacgccccgttaggagacccaacttgagaccacgcttttgcattgagttggcgtggtttgcgttatctttctcttatccagtattttttacggtacttttccgggatccatgtgttGTCAGGTGAACGCCTCCTAGCGTTAGGCAGAGGTTGAGGACGAACGGAGTTCGGTTAGGgatgtagatggcggtagcgcacatcttatgcaagccccCACCAAATGCGGGGGGTATCCAAACCTGCTTGTAGATTATGTATGCAATTCCTGAGCTTGAAAAAGTGAGCGTTGGTAGTACCCACACTTCTCCAAAAGAGATAGGATGCTAAAACTTGGCACCAAACGATACCGGTCTGTGAAGTATGGCAAATCAAACAGGGTCACCTGGGGATATTCTGGGGaatcgtgtgaattgacatggattGATTCAAAAGCTCCATTCCAGTACCACATATTCCATGtggcctggttttacctgtccaatttggGTATTTGGAATATGCGGCTCTGGATTGTAGCTCCTGAATCCAGGTGTGTTCACTAGTtgaccatgtgtgtgcatgtgtttgtgttcactagttgaccgtgtgtgtgtttgttccagtAGCCGGATCGAGCTGGGGGATGTGACTCCCCACAACATCAAACAGCTGAAGAGACTGAACCAGGTGATATTCCCCGTCAGCTACAACGACAAGTTCTACAAAGACGTCCTGGAGGTGGGAGAGCTCGCCAAGCTAGGTAAGAACACACCTATCGCCTCTGTCACCTGTCCCCCACCCTGTCTGTTCCACAAAGACATCAGGGAGGTGCGAGAGCtttatttttaaggtgttttaaAATGCAAGACAGACGCAACACGGATGGAACACTCAGTACACAataccagacaaacacacaatacacaatacaagaCAAACGGCACATACATGTTGCACACAGCTGTTTACATGCAGACGGTAAGACAGAGCAAACATATTGCCCAGCTCTGCATCTATGCATGAATGAACTTACCTGAACTGAAAttacgagggagagggagaatgagagagacctTTTTCCCTGTTCTGTGATCCCTCAGTGCTGCACCAGTTGGCTCCCTTGTGTGAACTGGTGCTTTGTCTGTGTTGCAGCATACTTCAATGACATTGCGGTGGGCGCCGTGTGCTGCCGGGTCGACCACTCGCAGAACCAGAAGAGGCTCTACATTATGACGCTCGGCTGTCTCGCACCGTATAGGAGACTGGGAATaggtaacattacactacactacccagcatgcaccactacactacacttcacttcaTGATGCTCCTCTGTCTGACCATACAGGAGACTTGGAATAGGTAATATACACATTACAATATACTACATTAAAGCAAGCGTCATTTACCTCTGCCAATAAAAGTGAGCTCACCCCATTTTAAAattccatagagaggatcatgatctgcttcagtagtcacagtacacgttcacatacatgtttcttttggtgcaGTTCAGCTTTCCCATGCTGACGGCATTGATGCCGCCCCAAACcacgtcagtcccactaccatgcttgactgtaaGCATGGGGCATTTTTCTTTGTACTCGCTTGGTTAccgccacacatgcttgacaccatctaaaacagatttttttttatcttagcATTTGTTTTGGAATGGGTAATACTCTCATGGATGTGCTCTGTCTGAGGGGAAATGTGGGTTATCTTGGGTTGTGTTTGGATTGGAGTGACAGGCACTGTTTACTGTTTTGCAGGAACGAAGATGCTGAACCATGTATTGAATATATGTGAGAAGGACGGCACTTTCGATAACATCTACCTGTGAGTACCTCTCCTCAGCTATCTACATCTACCTGTGAGCACCTCCCCTGTACATAGCAGCTACCTATAGATTACTTCAGCTGTCGTCATAACACATTGCAATGTTGATGACTGGTCTAAATAAGGCAAATCTATTAGTAGATTTAGGACCCTTTCGATATCATCTACCTGTGAACACCTCACCTGCAGCTAGAACACATTGCAATGTTGATGACGAGATGTGTTTACCATAATTAAGGTATGTATATATGAAGAAAAGCAGAATAAGTGTGTAATGTCAGGAATACTAGCATTAGTAAACATTAGAACTGGTGGAGTACCTTCAAACCTtttacattagctactttttgTCAATACAAGAAAAGTGCTAAAACGCTAACCTGGTAACCTGCATTGGGTGGAGAGAGCAGTCACAGTTGAATAGAAAGACAATGGAGTTGCTTAAcggcttgttttttttccctactGGTCACTGGGGTCAGTTCAAACAGACGCTTCTGCACACtcctgtagttggacaggtgtgtaGGTGATGCTCACTGAggtcaaacttttttttcaagAGAATGGGCTTTTTCACGTGACTAATGTATTCGAACCAGGTGTAAGTGGCATCCA is part of the Engraulis encrasicolus isolate BLACKSEA-1 chromosome 9, IST_EnEncr_1.0, whole genome shotgun sequence genome and encodes:
- the naa50 gene encoding N-alpha-acetyltransferase 50 isoform X1, producing MKGSRIELGDVTPHNIKQLKRLNQVIFPVSYNDKFYKDVLEVGELAKLAYFNDIAVGAVCCRVDHSQNQKRLYIMTLGCLAPYRRLGIGTKMLNHVLNICEKDGTFDNIYLHVQISNESAIDFYQKFGFEIIETKKNYYKRIEPADAHVLQKSLRSPSSAPLPPPSGDLQKAD
- the naa50 gene encoding N-alpha-acetyltransferase 50 isoform X2, with product MKGRIELGDVTPHNIKQLKRLNQVIFPVSYNDKFYKDVLEVGELAKLAYFNDIAVGAVCCRVDHSQNQKRLYIMTLGCLAPYRRLGIGTKMLNHVLNICEKDGTFDNIYLHVQISNESAIDFYQKFGFEIIETKKNYYKRIEPADAHVLQKSLRSPSSAPLPPPSGDLQKAD